From Macaca mulatta isolate MMU2019108-1 chromosome 1, T2T-MMU8v2.0, whole genome shotgun sequence, the proteins below share one genomic window:
- the ZBTB8A gene encoding zinc finger and BTB domain-containing protein 8A isoform X4, producing the protein MSQPSEVTHYKSSKREARTSDSSSHVSQSEEQAQIDAEMDSPPVGYQYGQGSDVTSKSFPDDLPRMRFKCPYCPHVVKRKADLKRHLRCHTGEKPYPCQACGKRFSRLDHLSSHFRTIHQACKLICRKCKRHVTDLTGQVVQEGTRRYRLCNECLAEFGIDSLPIDLEAEQHLMSPSDGDKDSRWHLSEDENRSYVEIVEDGSADLVIQQVDDSEEEEEKEIKPNIR; encoded by the exons ATGTCACAGCCTTCTGAAGTTACTCATTATAAGTCAAGCAAACGAGAAGCACGAACATCTGATTCTTCCAGCCATGTTTCCCAGTCTGAAGAACAAGCACAGATTGATGCTGAAATGGACTCTCCTCCTGTTGGCTATCAGTACGGTCAAGGATCTGATGTCACATCCAAAAGTTTTCCAG ATGATCTGCCCCGGATGCGATTCAAGTGCCCGTACTGCCCACATGTGGTGAAGCGGAAGGCAGACCTAAAGCGCCACCTTCGCTGTCATACAGGAGAAAAGCCCTATCCATGTCAAGCCTGCGGAAAAAGATTTAGCAGACTAGACCATCTAAGTAGCCATTTTCGAaca ATTCACCAGGCATGTAAACTCATCTGCAGAAAATGTAAACGTCATGTGACAGATCTAACAGGGCAAGTGGTACAGGAGGGAACCAGGCGCTACAGACTGTGTAATGAGTGTCTTGCAGAATTTGGCATAGACAGCCTCCCCATTGACTTGGAAGCTGAACAACATCTTATGTCCCcatcagatggagataaggattCCAGATGGCACTTGAGTGAAGATGAGAATAGATCCTATGTGGAGATTGTAGAAGATGGGTCTGCTGATCTGGTCATCCAACAGGTTGATGAtagtgaagaagaagaagaaaaagaaattaagcccAACATTAGGTAG
- the ZBTB8A gene encoding zinc finger and BTB domain-containing protein 8A isoform X3 — protein sequence MEISSHQSHLLQQLNEQRSGGWQEGSSSPRSHLSPEQGAGIISGKSWNKYNYHPASQKNTQQPLAKREPRKESIKKTKHLRMSQPSEVTHYKSSKREARTSDSSSHVSQSEEQAQIDAEMDSPPVGYQYGQGSDVTSKSFPDDLPRMRFKCPYCPHVVKRKADLKRHLRCHTGEKPYPCQACGKRFSRLDHLSSHFRTIHQACKLICRKCKRHVTDLTGQVVQEGTRRYRLCNECLAEFGIDSLPIDLEAEQHLMSPSDGDKDSRWHLSEDENRSYVEIVEDGSADLVIQQVDDSEEEEEKEIKPNIR from the exons ATGGAGATCTCCTCTCATCAGTCTCACCTCCTGCAGCAACTGAACGAGCAGCGCAG TGGTGGCTGGCAAGAAGGAAGCAGTTCTCCACGTTCTCACCTAAGCCCAGAGCAAGGAGCAGGTATAATAAGTGGAAAATCTTGGAATAAGTATAATTATCATCCAGCCTCCCAGAAGAATACTCAACAACCCTTGGCCAAGCGTGAACCAAGGAAAGAGTCCATTAAAAAGACCAAACATTTGAGAATGTCACAGCCTTCTGAAGTTACTCATTATAAGTCAAGCAAACGAGAAGCACGAACATCTGATTCTTCCAGCCATGTTTCCCAGTCTGAAGAACAAGCACAGATTGATGCTGAAATGGACTCTCCTCCTGTTGGCTATCAGTACGGTCAAGGATCTGATGTCACATCCAAAAGTTTTCCAG ATGATCTGCCCCGGATGCGATTCAAGTGCCCGTACTGCCCACATGTGGTGAAGCGGAAGGCAGACCTAAAGCGCCACCTTCGCTGTCATACAGGAGAAAAGCCCTATCCATGTCAAGCCTGCGGAAAAAGATTTAGCAGACTAGACCATCTAAGTAGCCATTTTCGAaca ATTCACCAGGCATGTAAACTCATCTGCAGAAAATGTAAACGTCATGTGACAGATCTAACAGGGCAAGTGGTACAGGAGGGAACCAGGCGCTACAGACTGTGTAATGAGTGTCTTGCAGAATTTGGCATAGACAGCCTCCCCATTGACTTGGAAGCTGAACAACATCTTATGTCCCcatcagatggagataaggattCCAGATGGCACTTGAGTGAAGATGAGAATAGATCCTATGTGGAGATTGTAGAAGATGGGTCTGCTGATCTGGTCATCCAACAGGTTGATGAtagtgaagaagaagaagaaaaagaaattaagcccAACATTAGGTAG
- the ZBTB8A gene encoding zinc finger and BTB domain-containing protein 8A isoform X1: MEISSHQSHLLQQLNEQRRQDVFCDCSILVEGKVFKAHRNVLFASSGYFKMLLSQNSKETSQPTTATFQAFSPDTFTVILDFVYSGKLSLTGQNVIEVMSAASFLQMTDVISVCKTFIKSSLDISEKEKDRYFSLSDKDANSNGVERSSFYSGGWQEGSSSPRSHLSPEQGAGIISGKSWNKYNYHPASQKNTQQPLAKREPRKESIKKTKHLRMSQPSEVTHYKSSKREARTSDSSSHVSQSEEQAQIDAEMDSPPVGYQYGQGSDVTSKSFPDDLPRMRFKCPYCPHVVKRKADLKRHLRCHTGEKPYPCQACGKRFSRLDHLSSHFRTIHQACKLICRKCKRHVTDLTGQVVQEGTRRYRLCNECLAEFGIDSLPIDLEAEQHLMSPSDGDKDSRWHLSEDENRSYVEIVEDGSADLVIQQVDDSEEEEEKEIKPNIR, translated from the exons ATGGAGATCTCCTCTCATCAGTCTCACCTCCTGCAGCAACTGAACGAGCAGCGCAGGCAAGATGTATTTTGTGACTGCAGTATTCTAGTTGAAGGGAAGGTCTTCAAAGCACATCGAAATGTATTATTTGCTAGTAGCGGCTACtttaaaatgcttctttctcagaATTCAAAAGAGACAAGTCAGCCAACCACAGCTACATTTCAGGCTTTCTCCCCTGACACTTTTACAGTTATCTTGGACTTCGTATATTCTGGCAAACTGTCTCTTACTGGTCAGAATGTCATAGAAGTAATGTCGGCTGCTAGCTTCCTTCAGATGACTGATGTCATAAGTGTATGTAAGACTTTTATTAAATCTTCCTTAGACAttagtgagaaagaaaaagatcgCTATTTCAGTCTCTCAGATAAAGATGCCAATTCTAATGGTGTAGAACGTTCCTCTTTTTATAGTGGTGGCTGGCAAGAAGGAAGCAGTTCTCCACGTTCTCACCTAAGCCCAGAGCAAGGAGCAGGTATAATAAGTGGAAAATCTTGGAATAAGTATAATTATCATCCAGCCTCCCAGAAGAATACTCAACAACCCTTGGCCAAGCGTGAACCAAGGAAAGAGTCCATTAAAAAGACCAAACATTTGAGAATGTCACAGCCTTCTGAAGTTACTCATTATAAGTCAAGCAAACGAGAAGCACGAACATCTGATTCTTCCAGCCATGTTTCCCAGTCTGAAGAACAAGCACAGATTGATGCTGAAATGGACTCTCCTCCTGTTGGCTATCAGTACGGTCAAGGATCTGATGTCACATCCAAAAGTTTTCCAG ATGATCTGCCCCGGATGCGATTCAAGTGCCCGTACTGCCCACATGTGGTGAAGCGGAAGGCAGACCTAAAGCGCCACCTTCGCTGTCATACAGGAGAAAAGCCCTATCCATGTCAAGCCTGCGGAAAAAGATTTAGCAGACTAGACCATCTAAGTAGCCATTTTCGAaca ATTCACCAGGCATGTAAACTCATCTGCAGAAAATGTAAACGTCATGTGACAGATCTAACAGGGCAAGTGGTACAGGAGGGAACCAGGCGCTACAGACTGTGTAATGAGTGTCTTGCAGAATTTGGCATAGACAGCCTCCCCATTGACTTGGAAGCTGAACAACATCTTATGTCCCcatcagatggagataaggattCCAGATGGCACTTGAGTGAAGATGAGAATAGATCCTATGTGGAGATTGTAGAAGATGGGTCTGCTGATCTGGTCATCCAACAGGTTGATGAtagtgaagaagaagaagaaaaagaaattaagcccAACATTAGGTAG
- the ZBTB8A gene encoding zinc finger and BTB domain-containing protein 8A isoform X2, whose translation MEISSHQSHLLQQLNEQRRQDVFCDCSILVEGKVFKAHRNVLFASSGYFKMLLSQNSKETSQPTTATFQAFSPDTFTVILDFVYSGKLSLTGQNVIEVMSAASFLQMTDVISVCKTFIKSSLDISEKEKDRYFSLSDKDANSNGVERSSFYSGGWQEGSSSPRSHLSPEQGAGIISGKSWNKYNYHPASQKNTQQPLAKREPRKESIKKTKHLRMSQPSEVTHYKSSKREARTSDSSSHVSQSEEQAQIDAEMDSPPVGYQYGQGSDVTSKSFPDDLPRMRFKCPYCPHVVKRKADLKRHLRCHTGEKPYPCQACGKRFSRLDHLSSHFRTMEIRIPDGT comes from the exons ATGGAGATCTCCTCTCATCAGTCTCACCTCCTGCAGCAACTGAACGAGCAGCGCAGGCAAGATGTATTTTGTGACTGCAGTATTCTAGTTGAAGGGAAGGTCTTCAAAGCACATCGAAATGTATTATTTGCTAGTAGCGGCTACtttaaaatgcttctttctcagaATTCAAAAGAGACAAGTCAGCCAACCACAGCTACATTTCAGGCTTTCTCCCCTGACACTTTTACAGTTATCTTGGACTTCGTATATTCTGGCAAACTGTCTCTTACTGGTCAGAATGTCATAGAAGTAATGTCGGCTGCTAGCTTCCTTCAGATGACTGATGTCATAAGTGTATGTAAGACTTTTATTAAATCTTCCTTAGACAttagtgagaaagaaaaagatcgCTATTTCAGTCTCTCAGATAAAGATGCCAATTCTAATGGTGTAGAACGTTCCTCTTTTTATAGTGGTGGCTGGCAAGAAGGAAGCAGTTCTCCACGTTCTCACCTAAGCCCAGAGCAAGGAGCAGGTATAATAAGTGGAAAATCTTGGAATAAGTATAATTATCATCCAGCCTCCCAGAAGAATACTCAACAACCCTTGGCCAAGCGTGAACCAAGGAAAGAGTCCATTAAAAAGACCAAACATTTGAGAATGTCACAGCCTTCTGAAGTTACTCATTATAAGTCAAGCAAACGAGAAGCACGAACATCTGATTCTTCCAGCCATGTTTCCCAGTCTGAAGAACAAGCACAGATTGATGCTGAAATGGACTCTCCTCCTGTTGGCTATCAGTACGGTCAAGGATCTGATGTCACATCCAAAAGTTTTCCAG ATGATCTGCCCCGGATGCGATTCAAGTGCCCGTACTGCCCACATGTGGTGAAGCGGAAGGCAGACCTAAAGCGCCACCTTCGCTGTCATACAGGAGAAAAGCCCTATCCATGTCAAGCCTGCGGAAAAAGATTTAGCAGACTAGACCATCTAAGTAGCCATTTTCGAaca atggagataaggattCCAGATGGCACTTGA